From the genome of Deltaproteobacteria bacterium, one region includes:
- the sucC gene encoding ADP-forming succinate--CoA ligase subunit beta, translating to MNVHEYQAKELLRSYGVPVPPGRLATSPAEAESAARGLDAKLVVVKAQVHAGGRGKAGGIKVAKSPGEAKRLASEILGMTLRTHQTGPEGKLVRKVWVEAGCEIARELYLAIVLDRAAEDLAIIASTEGGMEIEEVAARTPEKIVTVHVDPATGLQPYHVRRVAFGLGLGADVVPRFEVFLGGLFRLFTEKDGSLAEINPLVVTKAGDLLALDGKLNFDDNALFRHPDIRALRDPDEEDAREREANELDLAYVGLDGDVGCLVNGAGLAMATLDMLRAAGGAPANFLDVGGGTDQQRVAAAFKLILADPQVKAILVNIFGGIVRCDLVAEGVVAAAREIGVAVPIVVRLQGTNAAEGRAILQASGLDLTPADTFREAAERAVAAAKTGRK from the coding sequence GTGAACGTCCACGAGTACCAGGCGAAGGAGCTCCTGCGCAGCTACGGGGTGCCGGTGCCGCCCGGGCGGCTCGCCACCTCGCCGGCCGAGGCCGAGAGTGCGGCGCGCGGCCTCGACGCGAAGCTCGTGGTGGTGAAGGCGCAGGTGCACGCGGGCGGGCGCGGCAAGGCCGGGGGGATCAAGGTCGCGAAGTCGCCGGGCGAGGCGAAGCGACTCGCCTCCGAGATCCTCGGCATGACGCTGCGCACGCACCAGACCGGGCCCGAGGGGAAGCTCGTGCGCAAGGTCTGGGTCGAGGCCGGCTGCGAGATCGCGCGCGAGCTCTACCTCGCGATCGTGCTCGACCGGGCCGCCGAGGACCTCGCGATCATCGCCTCGACCGAGGGCGGCATGGAGATCGAGGAGGTCGCCGCGCGCACGCCGGAGAAGATCGTGACCGTGCACGTGGACCCGGCCACGGGCCTCCAGCCCTACCACGTGCGGCGCGTGGCCTTCGGGCTGGGCCTCGGCGCCGACGTGGTGCCGCGCTTCGAGGTCTTCCTCGGCGGGCTCTTCCGGCTCTTCACCGAGAAGGACGGCTCGCTGGCCGAGATCAACCCGCTCGTGGTGACGAAGGCCGGCGACCTGCTCGCGCTCGACGGCAAGCTCAACTTCGACGACAACGCGCTCTTCCGCCACCCCGACATCCGCGCGCTGCGCGATCCGGACGAGGAGGACGCGCGCGAGCGCGAGGCGAACGAGCTCGACCTGGCCTACGTGGGCCTCGACGGCGACGTCGGCTGCCTCGTGAACGGCGCGGGCCTCGCGATGGCGACGCTCGACATGCTGCGGGCCGCGGGCGGGGCGCCCGCGAACTTCCTCGACGTCGGCGGCGGCACGGACCAGCAGCGCGTGGCCGCGGCCTTCAAGCTGATCCTCGCCGACCCGCAGGTGAAGGCGATCCTCGTGAACATCTTCGGCGGGATCGTACGCTGCGACCTGGTCGCCGAGGGGGTCGTCGCGGCGGCGCGCGAGATCGGCGTCGCGGTCCCGATCGTCGTGCGCCTGCAGGGCACCAACGCCGCCGAGGGCCGCGCGATCCTCCAGGCCTCGGGGCTCGACCTCACCCCGGCCGACACCTTCCGCGAGGCCGCCGAGCGGGCGGTCGCCGCGGCGAAGACGGGCAGGAAGTAG